The following coding sequences lie in one Mucilaginibacter sp. KACC 22773 genomic window:
- a CDS encoding HAL/PAL/TAL family ammonia-lyase has translation MIHIGARYLTADDFSKILFDGEEVGLDASVVKNVEVNYQFLQGFSSNKLIYGINTGFGPMAQYKVSEENLLQLQYNLIRSHASGGGNLMQPLLVKALMIARLNSFMQARSGVHTDLPELLTQLINKDVAPNVFEHGGVGASGDLVQLAHLALVLIGEGESSYKGEQHDTAELFKELGIEPLSIKIREGLAIINGTSAMTGIGMVNIIQAKKLLEWSIVLSSMINEVVQAFDDHYSYELNVVKHHRGQNEVAAIMRDVLTGSKMIRDRSEHLYNPDNLNQEVFLDKVQEYYSLRCVTQVLGPVYDTIFEVERVVTDELNSVNDNPVIDHEAKNIFHGGNFHGDYVSLAMDKLKIAITKLCMLSERQLNYLLNEKLNHKFPPFVNLGVLGFNFGMQGMQFTATSTTAENQTLSYPMYLHSIPNNNDNQDIVSMGCNAALMTKRVIDNTFEVLAIQMMAILQAIDHLDCSEKLSPTTHTVYTDLRAIFPKFIEDKPKYKDMVNVKQYFEKAEHVHLIKKRNSHIL, from the coding sequence ATGATACATATAGGGGCGCGGTACCTTACTGCCGATGATTTTTCTAAGATCCTGTTTGATGGCGAGGAAGTTGGCTTGGATGCATCGGTTGTTAAGAATGTGGAGGTTAATTACCAGTTTTTGCAGGGTTTCTCTTCAAACAAGCTCATTTACGGCATCAACACCGGCTTTGGCCCGATGGCCCAGTATAAGGTAAGCGAAGAAAACCTGTTGCAGTTACAGTATAACCTTATCCGAAGCCACGCCTCGGGTGGCGGCAATTTAATGCAGCCCCTACTGGTTAAAGCCCTGATGATTGCCAGGTTGAACAGCTTTATGCAGGCCCGTTCGGGCGTACACACCGATTTGCCCGAGCTGCTTACCCAATTAATTAATAAAGATGTTGCCCCCAATGTTTTTGAACATGGCGGCGTAGGCGCATCCGGCGATTTGGTGCAACTGGCCCACCTGGCTTTAGTATTGATAGGCGAAGGCGAATCAAGCTATAAAGGAGAGCAACACGACACTGCCGAATTATTTAAAGAACTGGGCATCGAGCCTTTATCTATAAAAATCCGCGAAGGTTTGGCCATTATCAATGGCACATCGGCCATGACGGGTATTGGTATGGTAAACATCATCCAGGCCAAAAAACTGCTGGAGTGGTCAATCGTACTATCGTCCATGATAAACGAAGTGGTGCAGGCTTTTGATGACCATTACTCTTACGAGCTTAACGTGGTAAAACACCACCGCGGCCAAAACGAAGTGGCTGCCATTATGCGCGATGTGCTTACCGGCAGCAAAATGATTCGCGACCGGTCTGAACACCTGTATAATCCGGATAACCTTAACCAGGAAGTATTTTTAGATAAGGTGCAGGAGTACTATTCCCTGCGCTGCGTAACCCAGGTTTTGGGTCCCGTTTATGATACTATTTTTGAGGTTGAGCGTGTAGTTACCGACGAACTGAACTCGGTAAATGACAACCCGGTTATTGACCACGAAGCCAAAAACATCTTCCACGGCGGTAATTTCCATGGCGATTATGTTTCCCTGGCTATGGACAAACTAAAAATAGCTATTACCAAACTGTGTATGCTTTCCGAAAGGCAGTTAAACTACCTGCTTAACGAGAAGCTGAACCACAAATTTCCGCCTTTTGTTAACCTGGGTGTGCTGGGCTTTAACTTTGGGATGCAGGGTATGCAGTTTACGGCTACATCAACCACTGCCGAGAACCAAACCCTATCGTACCCCATGTACCTGCACAGTATCCCTAATAACAATGATAACCAGGATATTGTAAGCATGGGTTGCAACGCGGCATTAATGACCAAGCGCGTTATAGATAATACTTTTGAAGTGCTGGCCATACAAATGATGGCTATTTTACAGGCTATTGATCACCTGGATTGCAGCGAAAAGCTCTCGCCGACAACCCATACCGTTTATACCGATCTGCGCGCTATATTCCCCAAGTTTATTGAGGATAAGCCAAAGTATAAGGATATGGTGAACGTGAAGCAATACTTTGAAAAAGCCGAGCACGTGCACCTGATTAAAAAGAGAAACTCCCACATTTTATAA
- a CDS encoding BamA/TamA family outer membrane protein codes for MQQRNRSSRIYILAKILLWPVLVTIRSYAYGQEVVPHDTLKTDSIKHHADSVKFQKKANDVSKQYDFGNLVTDILHPKKKPDSVFKKPSGITVIPNIASNPSIGFQLGIKAVAGRKLGNDPNTLLSVAATSVSYTTKGILYFYINHNIYTPGNKWNFQGNIVAAKSVTPDFGLGIGLPDPGGSAADQALVDAGRKGRAYHSIYLNLREKVYKEVEKNLFVGAGVSFDIRTKIQDKADTTNHLTPYNIYSDEHGFKRDSYRADGLLFNVQYTTRDNQNRAYKGIYADAGFRVNQTWMGSTKSAVQFTTDFRKYFSLSSENPEHVIAIWNWGSYLITGDIPYLELPGTAKDGSFRSGRGYTTGYFKGTRFNYSEVEYRFPILKNKFISGVAFFSEQTANDEAGTKLFQKFQPGGGGGLRVLFNKTTRTNLCLDYAFGKFGSKGFFLGLNEAF; via the coding sequence GTGCAGCAAAGGAACAGAAGTAGCCGGATTTATATATTAGCGAAGATTTTATTATGGCCTGTATTGGTAACCATACGAAGCTACGCTTACGGGCAGGAAGTAGTACCTCACGACACCTTGAAAACGGATTCGATAAAACACCATGCCGATTCGGTGAAGTTTCAGAAAAAAGCCAATGATGTTTCAAAACAGTATGATTTTGGCAACCTGGTAACAGATATTCTTCACCCAAAGAAGAAACCCGATTCGGTTTTCAAAAAGCCTTCGGGCATAACCGTTATCCCTAATATTGCATCTAACCCCAGCATCGGGTTTCAGTTGGGCATAAAAGCCGTAGCCGGCCGCAAATTGGGTAACGACCCCAATACATTATTATCGGTTGCAGCAACTTCGGTATCCTATACCACAAAAGGCATCCTTTATTTTTATATTAACCATAACATTTACACACCCGGCAACAAGTGGAATTTTCAGGGTAATATAGTGGCGGCCAAAAGTGTAACACCCGATTTTGGTTTGGGAATAGGTCTGCCAGATCCCGGTGGCAGCGCTGCCGACCAGGCGCTTGTTGACGCCGGCCGCAAAGGCCGCGCATATCATTCGATATATTTAAACCTGAGGGAAAAGGTATATAAGGAAGTAGAAAAAAACCTGTTTGTGGGCGCCGGGGTATCGTTTGATATCCGTACCAAAATTCAGGACAAGGCAGATACCACCAACCATTTAACCCCCTATAACATTTATAGTGATGAGCACGGATTTAAACGGGACAGTTACCGGGCCGATGGTTTGCTGTTTAACGTACAATACACCACCCGCGATAATCAAAACCGTGCTTATAAGGGAATTTATGCCGATGCCGGGTTCCGGGTTAACCAAACCTGGATGGGCAGCACCAAAAGCGCGGTGCAATTTACTACTGATTTCAGGAAGTATTTTAGCCTGTCGTCAGAAAACCCGGAGCACGTTATTGCAATCTGGAACTGGGGATCATACCTCATTACAGGCGATATTCCGTACCTTGAACTGCCGGGCACGGCTAAAGACGGTAGCTTTAGGAGCGGCCGAGGTTATACCACCGGCTATTTTAAAGGCACCCGGTTTAACTACAGCGAGGTTGAATATCGTTTCCCTATCCTCAAAAATAAATTCATCAGCGGGGTAGCCTTCTTTAGCGAACAAACCGCCAATGACGAAGCCGGAACTAAGCTGTTCCAAAAATTTCAGCCCGGCGGCGGCGGTGGCTTGCGGGTGCTGTTTAACAAAACTACCCGCACCAATTTATGCCTTGATTATGCCTTTGGCAAGTTTGGCTCCAAAGGTTTCTTTTTGGGTTTGAACGAGGCTTTTTAA